In the genome of Bacillus marinisedimentorum, one region contains:
- a CDS encoding PRC-barrel domain-containing protein, translating to MYYNSKEVEKFSIQASDGELGSVDDFYFDDENWAVRYLVADTSKWLPGRKVLLSPMAMKGLDNSEKHVVVNESKDKVKDSPDIDTAQPVSRRHEAELNQYWGWNYYWAGSGTWGPYAVPSQLALADSRVQDGYENHERLENEAGSEEETSLRSHNEITSYHIHAEDGEIGHISSFIFDDESWEVKYFVIDTRNWWPGKHVLIKPEWIRDIDFADSLVSVRLTKETIKSGPQYEEGDEITPELEREVDKMEAS from the coding sequence ATGTACTACAATTCTAAAGAGGTTGAAAAATTTTCAATACAGGCTTCTGATGGAGAGTTAGGTTCAGTCGACGATTTTTATTTTGACGATGAGAATTGGGCAGTCCGTTACCTTGTTGCTGACACAAGCAAATGGCTGCCGGGACGGAAGGTGCTCCTGTCCCCGATGGCTATGAAAGGACTCGACAATTCAGAAAAGCACGTGGTGGTCAATGAATCGAAGGATAAAGTGAAAGACAGCCCCGACATCGATACCGCCCAGCCGGTTTCCCGCCGTCACGAAGCGGAATTGAATCAGTATTGGGGCTGGAACTACTATTGGGCCGGTTCGGGCACATGGGGGCCATACGCTGTGCCTTCACAGCTGGCACTGGCGGATAGCCGCGTACAGGACGGTTACGAAAACCACGAACGCCTTGAAAATGAGGCCGGCAGCGAAGAAGAAACAAGCCTTCGCAGCCACAATGAAATCACCAGTTATCACATCCATGCGGAGGACGGTGAAATTGGACATATATCAAGCTTCATTTTTGATGATGAAAGCTGGGAAGTGAAATATTTTGTGATCGACACCCGGAACTGGTGGCCGGGAAAACATGTGCTGATCAAGCCGGAATGGATCAGGGATATTGACTTCGCAGACAGTCTTGTCAGTGTAAGGCTTACAAAAGAGACCATCAAAAGCGGGCCACAATATGAAGAAGGCGATGAAATTACTCCTGAACTGG
- a CDS encoding DUF421 domain-containing protein — translation MELIMDSIIMILIGTLLLRVAGRKSISQMTVAQTVIMISIGSIIIQPIIDDSLLRTAVAASVFIAFLISMEYLQMKYNFLEKFLTGNSVPVIENGQVLTKNLKRLRFTVDQLEIRLRQQGISNVRDVQTATLEPNGQLGYELKRSAKPVTVGDMEEMLKLLVQKGDNSMEIGPMFKEVIEKKHEAKIPDKFQ, via the coding sequence ATGGAACTCATTATGGACTCGATCATTATGATTTTGATCGGTACGCTTTTACTCAGAGTTGCAGGGCGCAAGTCAATCAGTCAGATGACGGTAGCTCAAACCGTCATCATGATCTCAATCGGAAGCATTATCATTCAGCCTATCATTGATGACAGTCTTTTGAGAACTGCGGTTGCCGCATCGGTTTTTATCGCTTTTTTAATTTCAATGGAATATTTGCAGATGAAATATAATTTTCTTGAAAAATTCTTAACGGGCAATTCAGTGCCGGTCATTGAAAATGGGCAGGTTTTGACTAAAAACCTGAAACGATTGAGATTCACCGTTGACCAGCTGGAAATAAGGCTGCGCCAGCAGGGAATTTCGAATGTGAGGGATGTACAGACGGCAACGCTGGAGCCGAACGGACAGCTCGGATATGAATTGAAGCGGTCAGCAAAACCCGTTACAGTAGGGGATATGGAGGAAATGCTTAAACTGCTGGTGCAAAAGGGGGATAATAGCATGGAAATAGGCCCTATGTTCAAAGAAGTCATTGAAAAAAAACATGAAGCGAAAATCCCGGATAAATTTCAATAA
- a CDS encoding DUF3905 domain-containing protein produces the protein MKKKQGQENINDPVMDGTIPHQIQSPSFKNSNITTESPFINKYGVIIGDSQYDSDDSPLNNWDENTDPSIMAGDEWVHPTNDIGWNTPENRELAEKDIPSKGVPFMHSTKDVSYRKD, from the coding sequence ATGAAAAAGAAACAGGGCCAGGAAAACATCAACGATCCGGTAATGGATGGGACAATTCCCCATCAAATCCAATCCCCATCCTTTAAAAACAGCAATATCACGACGGAAAGCCCTTTCATCAATAAATACGGGGTCATCATCGGGGACAGCCAGTATGATTCTGATGATTCCCCTTTGAACAACTGGGATGAAAATACCGATCCATCAATCATGGCTGGCGATGAGTGGGTGCATCCGACAAATGACATCGGCTGGAACACACCGGAAAACAGGGAACTGGCTGAGAAAGACATTCCTTCAAAAGGAGTGCCGTTTATGCATTCGACTAAAGATGTGAGTTACCGGAAAGATTAG
- a CDS encoding IS4 family transposase yields MNKYIEDLNEETYSQLVDVPALDRYRKKLTSYTFLLLMIYAQFTQKESLTALAEDVGDSDDLKSFLGLGSIHKSTLSRHLREYSPKVFDDILQHLMLEIQRQEPSPWHSPGIKNLNVVDSSVISMCFSENPWATYRKTKAGVKIHLKVRVHKEMPVPDKLLLSPAVHADRTKMEPLVNVDPDAIYLFDRAYNDYNLYDDYCEKGISFITRLKENAVYDILSTQRVANDEVTKRDAEVKLGGNYNQMKYSLRLIETTDSTGERVLILTNCFHKSALEIGDLYRQRWKIETFFKWMKQHLKLKTLFGKSENAVYNQILTAFITYCLLVLLKIKTGFKGKLLRLKRCLLHNCFSSFTDFKLKLFRRASRASRGRQSYDFEWEFEQIQHQYQRGEVELFNHLRYDPLFL; encoded by the coding sequence ATGAATAAATATATTGAAGACCTAAACGAAGAAACTTATTCTCAACTCGTCGATGTACCTGCTCTAGACAGATACAGGAAAAAACTGACGAGTTATACTTTTCTTCTGTTGATGATTTATGCTCAGTTTACTCAAAAAGAGAGTTTAACAGCTTTAGCTGAAGACGTTGGAGACTCCGATGACTTGAAATCGTTCCTAGGGTTAGGATCGATTCATAAGTCAACCCTGTCCAGGCACCTAAGGGAGTATTCACCTAAAGTTTTTGATGATATTCTCCAGCATCTGATGTTGGAGATTCAACGTCAAGAGCCGTCTCCATGGCACTCCCCAGGTATTAAAAACTTAAACGTGGTGGATTCGAGTGTCATTAGTATGTGTTTTTCAGAAAACCCCTGGGCTACCTATCGGAAAACAAAAGCAGGGGTTAAAATTCATCTTAAGGTGAGGGTCCATAAGGAGATGCCTGTCCCTGATAAACTTTTACTATCTCCAGCTGTTCACGCGGACCGGACCAAAATGGAGCCCCTGGTGAACGTGGATCCTGACGCGATTTACCTTTTTGACAGAGCTTATAATGACTATAATCTATACGACGATTACTGCGAAAAAGGCATTTCGTTTATTACACGACTGAAAGAAAATGCTGTGTACGACATTCTCAGCACCCAGAGAGTCGCCAACGATGAAGTTACGAAAAGGGATGCAGAAGTTAAGTTAGGCGGGAATTATAACCAAATGAAGTATTCTTTGCGCCTCATTGAAACAACGGATAGCACGGGAGAGCGTGTGCTCATCTTAACCAATTGCTTTCACAAATCCGCCTTAGAAATAGGAGACTTATATCGGCAGCGTTGGAAAATAGAAACCTTTTTTAAGTGGATGAAACAACACCTCAAGCTCAAGACCCTGTTTGGGAAAAGTGAAAATGCCGTCTATAATCAAATTTTAACGGCTTTTATCACCTATTGTTTACTTGTGCTTTTAAAAATCAAAACAGGTTTCAAAGGAAAGCTGCTTCGGTTGAAAAGGTGTTTACTCCATAACTGCTTTTCCTCTTTCACTGATTTTAAACTAAAGCTTTTTCGCCGCGCTTCCAGGGCATCCAGAGGGCGTCAATCGTACGATTTTGAATGGGAGTTTGAACAAATTCAGCATCAATATCAGCGAGGGGAGGTGGAGCTTTTTAATCATCTCCGCTACGATCCGTTGTTCCTGTAA
- a CDS encoding B12-binding domain-containing radical SAM protein: MKVIASTLNAKYIHTNIAIRYLKAYAAPVYDVELAEYTINDPVMNIVSDLHIKKPDVIGFSCYIWNIGETIKVIKMLKKVHPDLVIVLGGPEVTYDTAEWLEKLPEADFIVMGEGEAVFKNLLDELAGSRSFQRVNGIAYREGGSPKLNPPSSKLDLNDIPSPFRFPEDRKHLGKRVSYIETSRGCPFSCQFCLSSIEVGVRYFNRERIKDDLIYLMDNGAKTIKFVDRTFNISRSYAMEMFQFLIDTHRPGTVFQFEITGDIMRPEVISFLNEKAPEGLFRFEIGVQSTNDYTNELVQRKQNFKKLARTITLVKEGGKITQHLDLIAGLPEEDYNSFRRTFNDVFAFEPEELQLGFLKMLRGTGLRLRAREHEYVYMDHSPYEILGNNVLSFDDIVRIKQVEDVLEKFWNDHRMDNTIRYLVNEVFETPFDFFQEFGSYWESRGWERIGHQLEDLFRRLLSFLSEKNIPGLETASGLMKVDYLLNKKHKPRKPWWEQQISKAHRSAYLKALAEDPLIGGPELEKLGLSERDLHKHTLLEFLPFDIGHFRSSGEIEAKETALLVYYNPKTKTAQLISFPPSRLMNRV; this comes from the coding sequence ATGAAGGTAATCGCAAGTACATTGAATGCCAAATACATTCATACAAATATTGCAATAAGGTATCTTAAGGCATATGCCGCACCCGTGTATGACGTTGAACTTGCCGAATATACAATCAACGATCCGGTGATGAATATCGTGTCCGATCTGCATATCAAGAAACCGGACGTGATCGGATTCAGCTGCTATATATGGAATATCGGTGAGACAATTAAGGTCATCAAAATGCTGAAGAAAGTCCATCCAGACCTCGTCATCGTTCTTGGCGGACCGGAAGTGACTTATGATACTGCGGAATGGTTGGAGAAGCTGCCTGAAGCAGACTTTATCGTCATGGGAGAAGGAGAAGCGGTATTCAAAAACTTGCTTGACGAGCTCGCGGGCAGCAGATCGTTTCAAAGAGTAAATGGAATCGCCTACAGGGAAGGCGGGTCCCCGAAACTGAACCCGCCATCATCGAAACTCGATCTGAACGACATCCCATCCCCTTTCCGTTTCCCCGAAGATCGGAAACATCTCGGAAAAAGGGTCAGCTATATCGAAACGAGCCGGGGCTGTCCTTTCAGCTGCCAGTTTTGTCTTTCTTCCATTGAAGTCGGTGTCCGTTATTTCAATCGGGAGCGGATTAAAGACGACTTAATCTATTTGATGGATAACGGTGCCAAAACGATCAAATTTGTGGACAGGACCTTTAACATCAGCCGCAGCTATGCAATGGAAATGTTTCAATTTTTAATTGATACCCACAGGCCCGGAACCGTCTTTCAGTTTGAAATTACCGGGGACATCATGAGGCCGGAAGTGATCAGCTTCCTCAATGAAAAGGCGCCTGAAGGGCTGTTCCGTTTTGAAATCGGAGTACAGTCCACAAATGACTATACAAACGAACTCGTACAGCGGAAACAAAACTTCAAAAAGCTTGCGCGCACCATCACTCTTGTAAAAGAAGGCGGTAAAATAACCCAGCACCTGGATCTGATCGCCGGACTTCCCGAGGAAGATTACAATTCCTTCCGCCGGACTTTTAACGATGTGTTTGCCTTTGAACCGGAGGAACTTCAGCTCGGCTTTTTGAAGATGCTGCGCGGAACCGGGCTTCGTCTCCGGGCGCGCGAACATGAATATGTTTATATGGATCATTCTCCATATGAAATTCTCGGAAACAACGTCCTTTCTTTCGATGACATTGTCCGGATTAAGCAGGTGGAAGATGTACTGGAGAAGTTCTGGAATGACCACCGGATGGACAATACGATCCGTTACCTTGTAAACGAAGTGTTCGAGACTCCATTCGATTTCTTCCAGGAGTTCGGCTCCTACTGGGAAAGCAGAGGCTGGGAAAGAATCGGACATCAGCTTGAAGACCTTTTCAGGCGCCTTCTTTCGTTTCTTTCAGAAAAAAACATCCCCGGACTTGAAACGGCTTCAGGCTTGATGAAGGTCGATTACCTTTTGAATAAAAAGCATAAGCCGCGGAAGCCGTGGTGGGAGCAACAGATATCAAAAGCCCACAGGTCAGCCTATTTGAAAGCTCTTGCTGAAGACCCTCTCATCGGAGGACCGGAACTTGAAAAACTCGGTTTGTCGGAACGGGATCTGCACAAGCACACATTGCTTGAATTCCTGCCGTTTGACATCGGCCATTTCCGTTCTTCTGGAGAAATTGAAGCTAAAGAAACAGCCTTACTGGTTTATTACAACCCTAAAACCAAAACAGCCCAACTGATCTCCTTTCCGCCAAGCCGTTTGATGAACAGGGTATAG